GGCCAACGCCTCGATCGAGACCAACACCGCAGGCTGCAACACCCGCAACGAAGTGCGCATCACCAAGACCAACGGCGCCATCGGCATGAAGTCGAACTACGCCGGCGCTTTCGACGGCGCGCAGTTCCAAGCCAACCTGCCTTACAAGGTTGACGCCAGCTGGACCGGCGTTCCCGCCGGCGCCGGTTCGGCGACCGCCTCGACGCAAACGCTGAGCGTCGGCGCCAACCAAGCGGGCGACGTGAAGGTCCAGGGCGCCTGGAAGTCGCACTTCAACGTCAACATCAACGTGCCGGTGCCGACCAAGTCGCTGGTCTCGGGCGTCTATCAGGACACCCTGACGATCGAACTGGCCGCCATCTAAAAACGGCTGAGTAAGACGCGAAGAAGCCCGCCCGGCCCTGTCGGGCGGGCTTCGACCGTCATTAGCCAAGTATTGGCGTATCAGTGGCACGAATTCTGCATGACATCGGTACACGAGTCAGCAGGCCACGGGGGAGGATCATTATGGGATCAGGGCTGAAAGAGCGGGCGGCGCCTCGCCCTCATCGACACAAGAAGATGTCCCGCCTTGGGCTGCTCCTGGTCGCCACCCTGTTCCTGGGAATTACCGCCACCGCCGTCGAAGCGATGCGGGTATCGCCCATGGTCGCGGAAATCTCATCGCGCGGCGCGGGATCCTCGGCCCGGATCGAAGTGCAGAACCTCGCAGCCAAGGCTCTGCCTTATGAGACGCGGATCACGCGCATCTCCTTTGACGCGGACGGAAAGCTGGTGGAAACCCCGGCGGACGAAGACTTCCTGGTCTTCCCGCCTCAGGGCGTCGTGCCGGTTCGCGGACGCCAGGTGATCCGGGTCCAGTGGGTCGGCGACCCCGACATCGACGTGTCGCGCGCCTATTACGTCGGCATTCGCCAGCTTCCGGTCGAACTGGAGGAAGGCGCCAATGGCGACCTCGCCGCCCAGGTCCAGGTCGTCTACCACATGAAGTCGCTGGTCACAGTCGCGCCCCCCGGGGCTACGGCAGACGTCTCGGTCGTCAGCGCCCGGGCGATCGAAATCGACGCCGCCCCGGCCGCCCCCGTCATCGACGAGAGCGTTGGCGGCACGGGCGAGGCCGTCGCCCATCCGGATGCAGCCAAGGTTCCTGGCGTCGAGGTCCGTGTGCGCAACGCCGGACGCCGCTACGCCCTGATGAGCGGCGCCACCTGGTGGGTCGAGGGCCTTGGTCCCGACGGCGCGCGCACCGAAATCCGTCTCGACGCCTCCACGGTCAACGAAGCTGTGGGCGCCGGCTATCTGGAACCCCTGAAAGGCGATCGTACCTTCTACCTTCCTACCAACGTCGCCTTCTCGCCTGATGCGCCGATCAAGGTGCGTTTCAGCCAATGAAGCCGCGCCTCGTCCCCACGGCGATCCTGGCGTCGGTGCTGGCGTCAAACGGCGGGGCGCCCGCCGTCGCGGCGCCGTTCAACGAGGACGCGCCGATCATCACCGCGCCGCCTCGGTTCGAGGAACCGCCCCAGGCGCAAAGCCCAGAAGCGCAAAGCCCGCCTTCTGCCGCCGCCCAAACCAGCGACCAGCCGGCGGTCGTCGTGCGCCCGGACATCAACCCCTACAACCGCGACATCACCCTGACGGCGCCGCTGACGTTCAATCGGCGGCCGCTGGGCGAAGTCCCGGTGACGCTGACCCGCGACGACCGCTTCATTGTCGAAACAGCCGCCTTCCTGGAGCTGATCACGCCGCTGCTTACCGACGATGCGGCCGCTGCGCTGGCGTCCCGTCTGGCCGGTCAGCAGGGCTTCGAAGGCGAGGAGTTGGCCGAACAAGGGGTATCCCTCGAGTATGATCCGACGGCCCTGTCGCTGCTGGTGGTCCGCATCGCCCCCAACCTGCGGCGGCTCGAGGTGTTGTTCGAGCGCGGGGATCGCGAAGCGGAAGGTTTGGCCCCCCTGCCCTTCTCCGCCTTTCTAAACGCGGCGGCGTCCTGGAGCTATCGCCATGCGACCGGCGACGCCCCCGCGCCGAACGTCTATTTGAACGGCGCCAGCCGCTGGCGCGGGCTGGTGCTGGAGGCGGAGGTTCAAGGCCGCGAGACGCTGGGATCGGGCGACTATGAATGGCTACGACGGTACGCTCGTTTCGTCTTTGACCAGCCGCAGGACTATCGACGCTGGACCCTCGGTGATCTCAACCCCGAGTTCCGGGGTCTGCAAGGGTATGCCGACGTGGGCGGCGTGGGGGTGACGCGCCAGCGGCGCCGCTTCGATCCCTATCGCCCCAACGTCTTCCGTCAGGACAGGCAACTTTTGCTGCAGAGCGAGTCGACGGTACGTATCCTGCGCAACGGCGCCCTGGTGCGCGAACTGCGCCTGGACCCCGGCCAGTACGACCTGTCGAACCTGCCGGTGCAGACGGGGAGCAACGATCTCGAAGTCGTCGTAGTCGACGGATCGGGGGCTTCGCAGTCCTATCGCTATAGCGCCTATATAGACTCTATCGACCTGGATCCTGGCGAGTATGAGTACGGCGGCTATTTCGGCGTGGCCGGGCGGCCCAGCTTCGGACAGCCCGATTATTCCAACGGCGACCTCGCCTTCACGGGCTACTGGCGCAAGGCCTTCATCGACCGGCCGGCGCTGGGCTTGGGCCTGCAGGCTAGCGAGCGGGTCCAAATGGGCAACGCCCAGACCCAGTTCATCCTGCGCAACGGGTCACGCCTCAACCTCCAGGCCGGCGTTAGCAATAGCGAGACCGCCGGCAGCGGCTACGCCGTAGTCGCGGCCTACGACTTCTATGTCGACCGCCCCACCACCTCGGATTTCTTTACAGTCCAGTTCGAACACGTGTCTGAGGGGTTTGCGACCCTGTCGGACCCCGACGCCTCCAACCCCGTAGCCTGGCAGGTCTATGGCCAGTATTCCCGCGTCTTTTCCGATCGCCTCTACGGCAGCTTGGGCCTAGCCTACAACAAGTCGCGTGACGACGCCGGGCTGGGCGATTCATTCCGCTCGGACCTCACAGCCAACTACGCCATCAACCGTCAGTGGAGCGCACAGGCGGGGTTGAACTACCTCAAGTATGAGGACACGCCCGGCGGCCGCCGCGATCGCGACGGCTGGGGCTTCACCTTGGCTCTGACCTGGCGTCCTTCAAGCGATGTGCGCGCCGACGCGCGTTACGATTCCAACCTGAACAGCGCTTCGGCCTCCTTCTACAAGATCCCTGAGAACCTGGCCGGATCGTTCGGCTATTCCGCCATCGCCACCTATGACGACGGCCCCGCCAGCTTGCTGGGCGGCGTCGACTATGTCGGCAATCGCTTTAACGCCTCGGTTTCGCATGCTGGCTACGGTCAGGACTTCGGCTCGATCGGCGATCAGCAGGTCACGACGGCCAGCGTCTCGACGGCTATCGCTTTCGCTGGCGGCAAAGCCGCCATTGGCCGCCGCGTCGCCGACAGTTTCGCTATCCTGTACGGCCACCCCAGTCTGCAAGGTCGGCCCGTCATCGCGGGCGAAGTCCTGCGCGATGGCCGGTACTCGGCGGCCAGCGGCCCGCTCGGCCCCGTGTTGTATCCTTACCTGGGATCGTACGTGAACGACTCCGTCTACTATGACGTCATCGACGTGCCCGCCGGCTATGACATCGGCGAGGGCGTGCGAAGGGTGAGGCCGGCCTATCGCAGTGGATATGCGTTCGAGATCGGGTCGGACGCCTTTGTCAGCGCGGTGGGCTCCGTCACCGGACGCGGCGCCGCCGGCCCTGCACCGCTGTCGCTGATCGGTGGGCGCGTCATCGCCCTGGACGAGCCGGACGCTGCACCGCAGCCCTTCTTCACCAATAGCGTCGGCCGGTTCGCCGTCCAAGGATTGAAGCCGGGCGGGCGATATCGCGTTGAACTGTTCACGGATCCCAGGGGCGGTTTCGACTTCACCGTCCCGGCCGACAATGACGGCCTCTACAATCTGCGTGTCGTCCACGTCGACATCGCTGCGCCCGAGGGAGATTAAGCATGAGCGTTCTTCAAAAACGTGCGGCGTCAGCTTTAGCCGGCTTGGCGCTGGTCGCGACGCTGGGGGCGACCGGAGCCGCCTCGGCACAGCCGTCCCGGCCCTCGTCAGGTTGCCTGTTGCGGATCGAGCCGCAGTTGGCCCGGTGGGAAATCCGAGGCTATGACCCCTATGGAGGCGACGCCGCTTTCGCCACCTTCGATATAGCGTGGACGAATGAGGGCGAGGCGGCCTGTGACGGCGAGGTGGAGGTCAACACCCAGGGCCTGCCCTTCGGCTTGCGGCCCGCCACCGGGCCGAGCGGTCGCTGGACCACTTTGCCCTACAGCCTTACGGACGAATATTCGGCGGCGAACCTGACCCCAGTGGCGGGGCGATCTCAGGCCCGCCCAGGCGGCGTGTCTCTGGCGCTTCAACCCGGCGCTCGCCTCATGCGTCGCTATCGCTTCGAAGTCGACGTCGATCAGCTGAGCCAGGACGGCCTTTTCGAGCAGACGGTGCAGTTCGCCTTCCGCTCCACGGACAACCGGATAACCGTCGACAAACTGGTGGTGCTTGCGCTCAACGTCCAGCCGTCGGCGGTCATGGGGCTGCGTGGCGCCTTCATCCGCACGGACGGCGGCGGACGGATCGAGCTGGGCGAGCTGACCGAGGGCGGGACCAACCTGCCGTTGCAGGTGTGGGTCAAGAGCACCGGCGGCTATCGCGTCGCCGTGTCGTCGCGCAACAAGGGGCGTCTCGTGCTGGCGGAGGACTCGTCATGGTGGGTGCCTTATCGCCTAAGTCTGAACAGCCGCCCTATCAACTTGGGCATCGGCGGCCACGTGGAGAGTCGCAAAGGCACAGGCATGAACGAAGACGCCTATGACCTACAACTTCAGGTAGGCGAGACAGCCAGGCGCCGGGCTGGCCTCTATTCCGACCTAATCGAACTGACCGTTGCACCAATCTAAGGTCTGAACTGGGGACAGCCCTCCTCTCTCGCCTTGGCCTTGCGCCGCCAGTGGGTCAGCAGGTGCTCGGTATATCCGTTCGGCTGCTCCCTGCCCTTGAACACCAGGTCGCAGGCCGCCTGCCAGGCGGGGCCGTCATATCCGGGCGCCAGCGGGCGATAGGCTGGATCGCCTGCGTTCTGGCGATCCACCACCACGGCCATGCGCTTCAGCGCCTCCATGACCTCGTCCTCGGTCGTGACGCCGTGGCGCAACCAGTTGGCCAGATGCTGGCTGGAGATGCGCAGCGTCGCCCGGTCCTCCATCAGGCCCACGTCGTGGATGTCCGGCACCTTGGAGCAGCCGACGCCCTGATCGATCCAGCGCACGACATAGCCGAGGATCCCTTGCGCGTTGTTGTCCAGTTCCAGCCGGATTTCATCCGCGCCCGGCGTTCCGGTCG
Above is a window of Brevundimonas naejangsanensis DNA encoding:
- a CDS encoding fimbria/pilus outer membrane usher protein yields the protein MKPRLVPTAILASVLASNGGAPAVAAPFNEDAPIITAPPRFEEPPQAQSPEAQSPPSAAAQTSDQPAVVVRPDINPYNRDITLTAPLTFNRRPLGEVPVTLTRDDRFIVETAAFLELITPLLTDDAAAALASRLAGQQGFEGEELAEQGVSLEYDPTALSLLVVRIAPNLRRLEVLFERGDREAEGLAPLPFSAFLNAAASWSYRHATGDAPAPNVYLNGASRWRGLVLEAEVQGRETLGSGDYEWLRRYARFVFDQPQDYRRWTLGDLNPEFRGLQGYADVGGVGVTRQRRRFDPYRPNVFRQDRQLLLQSESTVRILRNGALVRELRLDPGQYDLSNLPVQTGSNDLEVVVVDGSGASQSYRYSAYIDSIDLDPGEYEYGGYFGVAGRPSFGQPDYSNGDLAFTGYWRKAFIDRPALGLGLQASERVQMGNAQTQFILRNGSRLNLQAGVSNSETAGSGYAVVAAYDFYVDRPTTSDFFTVQFEHVSEGFATLSDPDASNPVAWQVYGQYSRVFSDRLYGSLGLAYNKSRDDAGLGDSFRSDLTANYAINRQWSAQAGLNYLKYEDTPGGRRDRDGWGFTLALTWRPSSDVRADARYDSNLNSASASFYKIPENLAGSFGYSAIATYDDGPASLLGGVDYVGNRFNASVSHAGYGQDFGSIGDQQVTTASVSTAIAFAGGKAAIGRRVADSFAILYGHPSLQGRPVIAGEVLRDGRYSAASGPLGPVLYPYLGSYVNDSVYYDVIDVPAGYDIGEGVRRVRPAYRSGYAFEIGSDAFVSAVGSVTGRGAAGPAPLSLIGGRVIALDEPDAAPQPFFTNSVGRFAVQGLKPGGRYRVELFTDPRGGFDFTVPADNDGLYNLRVVHVDIAAPEGD